Proteins encoded together in one Acetomicrobium thermoterrenum DSM 13490 window:
- a CDS encoding uracil-xanthine permease family protein — protein sequence MIRRKAIYGVNDVPPPAILVLAGAQHVLTLFGATTLVPLIFGPEMGMTRAEIGFFISCVYLAMGIATLIQTHPKLGSGLPIVQGSSFSFIPPIMTIIGIYKAMGPNVIMQYIGGALISGGLLLSFLGYSKIVGYIRKVITPIVIGPTIMAIGFSLAPTAVQFNAANYWPVSLLVVFLIFLFSLVTKNQYLNIFSVLTSIVFTYLICLFLSVTGLFAAGHPAYIDLTEVIRAPWFRFTGIMPWGAPKFSVVTFGTALAGFFAVMIESIGDYHSCSYAAGLDDPSSETISRGIGAEGLNCAISGMLGGVATTSYTENIGLIGLTGVASRWVVRTGAILLILMSTIGKLGALVATIPSPIIGGAYISLFGVIGALGIQVLMRADMGSQRNVLIVGFAFLMALGLPGWIEQNHAIFSTLGVLGEVIWAILKTPMAVAGICAAICDSLIPGTDEERGIGVKI from the coding sequence ATGATCAGAAGAAAAGCAATTTATGGCGTCAACGACGTTCCGCCCCCAGCTATATTGGTACTGGCGGGTGCTCAGCATGTACTGACTCTTTTTGGAGCAACCACTCTTGTGCCGTTAATATTCGGTCCTGAGATGGGAATGACAAGAGCGGAGATAGGATTTTTTATTTCGTGCGTATATCTGGCCATGGGGATAGCTACGTTGATACAAACGCATCCAAAGCTTGGCTCCGGCCTTCCGATCGTTCAGGGGTCAAGTTTCAGTTTCATTCCTCCTATAATGACTATTATCGGTATTTATAAGGCGATGGGTCCCAATGTGATCATGCAATATATTGGCGGTGCCCTAATAAGCGGCGGTTTGCTCCTGTCTTTTTTGGGATACAGCAAAATAGTTGGATATATTAGGAAAGTTATAACCCCCATAGTTATCGGACCCACAATTATGGCTATAGGCTTTTCCCTTGCTCCCACTGCTGTACAGTTCAATGCCGCCAACTATTGGCCGGTGTCGTTATTGGTTGTATTTTTGATCTTTCTTTTCAGCCTCGTGACGAAAAATCAATACCTCAATATATTTTCTGTGTTGACTTCAATAGTATTTACTTATCTTATTTGTTTATTCCTGTCAGTGACCGGTTTATTCGCTGCAGGGCATCCGGCATATATAGATCTCACTGAAGTTATCAGGGCTCCGTGGTTTAGGTTTACTGGAATTATGCCCTGGGGTGCGCCAAAGTTTAGCGTTGTAACATTTGGTACAGCTTTGGCCGGTTTCTTCGCGGTTATGATCGAGTCAATCGGAGATTATCACTCCTGTTCCTATGCCGCAGGGCTGGACGATCCCTCCTCTGAGACTATTAGCAGAGGTATCGGTGCCGAAGGGCTAAACTGTGCAATTTCGGGAATGCTGGGTGGTGTTGCAACGACATCATATACGGAAAATATCGGCTTGATTGGTTTGACTGGCGTGGCCTCCCGTTGGGTAGTGCGAACAGGTGCCATCTTGCTTATTCTTATGAGCACAATAGGAAAGCTCGGTGCTCTTGTTGCCACCATTCCCAGTCCGATAATTGGTGGAGCTTATATATCACTTTTTGGCGTAATAGGTGCTCTTGGAATCCAGGTTTTGATGAGGGCTGATATGGGAAGCCAGAGGAATGTTTTAATAGTTGGTTTTGCCTTCTTAATGGCCCTTGGACTTCCTGGATGGATAGAGCAGAACCACGCTATTTTTTCGACCTTAGGAGTTCTTGGAGAAGTAATATGGGCTATATTGAAGACACCGATGGCTGTAGCGGGCATTTGTGCAGCCATATGCGATAGCTTGATTCCCGGTACCGACGAGGAGCGGGGCATAGGCGTAAAAATATGA
- a CDS encoding flavin reductase family protein, with translation MGVDKVDLQALFTLSYGLYIVTGTSEGRLNGQIANALMQVTADPICMVVALHKDNLTTELVEKGKAFGVSVLEEDTPMPFIGTFGFKCGRDINKMTQCQYKIGETGVPLVLDHALAVIEAKVIDIIPVYTHKLFVAEVVSAETIKSGTPLTYANYRLIKGGKSPKNAPTFVFNKA, from the coding sequence ATGGGTGTCGATAAGGTAGATTTGCAGGCTCTCTTTACCCTAAGTTACGGGCTATATATAGTGACGGGTACCAGCGAAGGAAGGTTGAACGGTCAGATAGCAAATGCGTTGATGCAGGTTACTGCAGATCCCATATGCATGGTTGTAGCTTTGCACAAAGATAACTTGACTACAGAGCTGGTAGAAAAGGGTAAGGCCTTCGGAGTGTCGGTTCTGGAAGAGGATACGCCAATGCCATTCATAGGGACTTTTGGGTTTAAATGCGGGAGAGATATAAATAAAATGACTCAGTGTCAATACAAGATTGGCGAAACAGGCGTGCCCTTGGTATTGGACCACGCCCTTGCCGTTATTGAGGCAAAGGTCATAGATATAATTCCGGTATATACTCATAAGCTGTTCGTTGCAGAGGTTGTTTCAGCTGAGACCATAAAAAGCGGTACGCCCCTGACGTATGCCAATTATCGTTTGATAAAGGGGGGAAAGTCGCCCAAGAATGCGCCGACCTTTGTCTTCAACAAAGCGTAA
- a CDS encoding TIGR02757 family protein, which produces MLKGEMSLSLVEFLEMFYAKYNDKEKAKEDPVYFLHRFDDIRAREIIGIVAASLAFGRVSQIIKSIEKVVAIMEDNPRDFLLNVPEDYLMAKLKGFKHRWVKGSDIVSLLYACKILIARYGSLESLYEHCKARDLDPAVSFAVALRNASPEDISVLIPDPGKNSPCKRLRLFLKWMVRKDNVDPGGWTVETPADLVVPLDVHMWKFGKELGWIKRASPDVKAAIELTQAFRLFRPDDPLRYDFALSHLGMEAKDYREVISAVKKLSKTCDCEGKSQPLN; this is translated from the coding sequence TTGCTTAAGGGTGAAATGAGTTTGTCTTTGGTCGAGTTTTTGGAAATGTTTTACGCCAAATATAATGATAAAGAGAAGGCAAAAGAGGACCCGGTCTATTTTTTGCATCGTTTTGATGATATTCGTGCAAGGGAGATAATTGGGATTGTTGCTGCCTCCCTGGCCTTCGGGCGAGTTTCTCAGATCATAAAATCTATAGAGAAAGTCGTCGCCATAATGGAAGATAATCCTAGAGATTTCCTTTTGAACGTGCCTGAGGATTATTTAATGGCGAAGCTCAAGGGATTTAAACATAGGTGGGTCAAGGGAAGCGATATTGTTAGCCTTTTGTATGCCTGCAAAATTTTGATCGCACGATATGGTTCGTTGGAGTCTCTCTATGAGCATTGCAAAGCTAGGGATTTGGATCCTGCGGTTAGTTTTGCTGTTGCCCTTAGAAATGCATCGCCTGAGGATATAAGCGTTCTAATCCCCGATCCAGGGAAAAATAGCCCGTGTAAGAGGCTCAGGCTTTTTTTGAAGTGGATGGTAAGAAAAGATAATGTAGATCCGGGGGGTTGGACAGTCGAGACACCTGCCGACCTGGTAGTTCCTTTAGATGTGCACATGTGGAAATTCGGAAAGGAATTGGGGTGGATTAAGAGGGCTTCTCCCGATGTAAAAGCAGCAATAGAGCTTACACAAGCCTTCAGGCTTTTTCGTCCCGATGATCCTTTAAGGTATGATTTTGCCCTATCCCATTTGGGCATGGAGGCCAAGGATTATCGTGAGGTCATTTCTGCCGTTAAGAAATTGAGTAAGACCTGTGATTGCGAAGGCAAGAGTCAGCCGTTAAATTAA
- a CDS encoding SIR2 family NAD-dependent protein deacylase: MHDLAAKCADMIKKAQKICLLSGAGISTNAGIPDFRGPKGLYRTAGIDNPERIFDISYFHRDPSLFYKFHKEFLKALQQIKPTFAHYFFAKLEEKGKLIGIITQNIDSLHQRAGAKKVYEIHGGVWESYCLKCGKKFNYEESFKKTMEEEIPHCDSCGGVIKPDIVFFGEPVKYLDKCIELARESDLFFVVGSSLVVTPAALIPAECKGSIVIVNKGDFSTAYLPMDKVDLVADEDIDAFFKSIDEHLKHN; the protein is encoded by the coding sequence ATGCATGACCTGGCAGCAAAGTGCGCAGACATGATAAAAAAGGCACAAAAAATATGTCTGCTTAGCGGAGCAGGCATATCCACAAATGCCGGAATCCCCGATTTCCGTGGGCCAAAGGGGTTGTATCGCACGGCCGGTATAGATAACCCGGAGAGGATATTTGACATATCCTATTTTCATCGTGACCCCTCGCTTTTTTATAAATTTCACAAGGAGTTTTTGAAAGCCCTTCAACAGATAAAACCGACCTTCGCACATTATTTCTTCGCAAAGCTAGAGGAAAAAGGGAAATTAATAGGCATAATTACCCAAAACATCGATTCCCTCCATCAAAGGGCCGGGGCAAAAAAAGTTTACGAAATACACGGAGGCGTATGGGAAAGTTATTGTCTCAAATGCGGTAAAAAATTTAATTACGAAGAAAGTTTTAAGAAAACCATGGAAGAAGAAATCCCCCACTGTGATAGTTGTGGAGGAGTAATAAAACCGGACATTGTCTTTTTCGGAGAGCCCGTTAAATACCTTGACAAATGCATTGAGCTCGCGAGGGAAAGCGACCTATTCTTCGTTGTCGGCTCATCCCTTGTGGTTACTCCCGCGGCTCTGATTCCAGCCGAATGTAAGGGGAGTATAGTAATAGTAAACAAGGGTGATTTTTCCACCGCCTATCTTCCAATGGACAAGGTAGACCTGGTAGCCGACGAGGACATTGATGCATTCTTCAAATCTATTGACGAACATCTAAAACACAATTAG
- a CDS encoding nucleotidyltransferase family protein: MIKAILLAAGEGRRLGYEKMSRPILGKPIIFWTLDLIRASGFDPKDIVVVIGYDGDKLKKELSKYGVRLNIVENPDYRKEMFSSIKTGILSLSKDIENVLIALGDQPLVKPATIKAILSERHPLKVVQPVFNGKRSHPILIPKPIVETIHSASLDHTLKDLMPPPEERILVPVDDEGVCIDIDTFEDLKLAESILKIRHQEADAGP, translated from the coding sequence TTGATCAAGGCAATCCTTTTGGCTGCCGGCGAAGGACGGCGTTTGGGTTACGAGAAGATGTCAAGACCTATTTTGGGCAAACCAATCATATTTTGGACATTAGATTTAATCCGCGCCTCTGGTTTTGATCCAAAAGATATAGTGGTCGTAATAGGCTATGACGGAGATAAGCTGAAGAAGGAATTATCGAAGTATGGCGTTCGATTGAATATTGTAGAAAATCCCGATTACAGAAAAGAGATGTTCTCTTCGATAAAAACGGGAATATTGTCTTTGTCAAAAGATATAGAAAATGTCCTAATAGCCTTAGGCGATCAACCTTTAGTCAAGCCCGCTACGATAAAGGCCATTTTATCCGAAAGACACCCCTTAAAGGTGGTTCAGCCCGTTTTTAACGGAAAAAGGAGTCATCCGATTCTGATCCCAAAGCCCATAGTTGAAACAATACACTCCGCCTCTTTGGATCACACATTAAAGGATCTCATGCCGCCACCGGAAGAAAGAATCTTGGTGCCCGTGGATGACGAGGGAGTATGTATTGACATAGACACCTTCGAGGACCTTAAGCTGGCGGAGAGCATCTTAAAGATCAGACATCAAGAGGCTGACGCAGGCCCTTAA
- a CDS encoding ASKHA domain-containing protein, translated as MDKKFPELCDVIYTYQGITRKVTVKPDTSLLDALISAGIVVDAACGGHGKCGQCRVLARGALTEPSDEEVDKLGPEILALGWRLACQAFVKGNVEVIVDDFKTDSRSKLIDSAFFEKNFILHHPSVMEEKVNLRWDDLTAGSVSEALAKALGKDELKIRPEALQELSIYWEEGEGWRGSMVKIDEEYVAIFSGHEEKPLCAFVCDVGTTAISIVLLNLKIGKILSRRTIANPQRSFGADIISRISKAINSKDLLKMQTMLIDSIAMSMRQCLEETNISKERVFEILILGNTVMEHLFWGISPKPLARTPYVPVFKNILSSEGFRFSALPMHPSGRIWSMPIVDKFVGGDMVSLLFELISLGPKIPCLVIDLGTNGEIGLILDEKIFITSAAAGPAFEGGAISCGTVATDGAIYFLEEDGEHGIKALTIGEGIAKGLCGSGVISAVALFKKMGLIDDTGRIKDPDEIGEKAIASLIVREEGRRKIMIADGIALTQSDIRQVQLAKGAISAAIDLILEKACLSGESLSAVYLAGAFGNYLNPEDVIDIGLLPKDLTGEVKCLGNAALSGGVRFVLGGRESFKALDRILSKIEFIDIEKENFNEKFLSKLTYL; from the coding sequence ATGGACAAAAAGTTTCCCGAGTTATGCGATGTCATATATACATATCAAGGAATCACTAGAAAGGTTACTGTAAAACCGGATACGTCACTGCTCGATGCTTTGATCTCTGCCGGCATCGTTGTAGACGCAGCTTGCGGAGGTCATGGAAAATGCGGACAATGTCGCGTCTTGGCCAGAGGGGCTTTGACAGAACCATCTGATGAAGAGGTTGATAAATTAGGGCCTGAGATCTTAGCTCTGGGCTGGCGGCTTGCCTGCCAGGCTTTTGTTAAAGGCAATGTTGAGGTTATTGTAGACGATTTTAAAACTGACTCGCGTAGCAAGCTCATCGATTCCGCCTTTTTCGAGAAAAATTTCATTTTACACCATCCTTCCGTAATGGAAGAAAAAGTGAACCTTCGCTGGGATGATCTAACGGCAGGGAGTGTGAGTGAAGCCCTTGCTAAAGCATTGGGAAAGGACGAATTGAAGATAAGGCCGGAAGCATTGCAGGAGCTGTCAATATATTGGGAAGAAGGGGAGGGCTGGAGGGGCAGTATGGTTAAAATTGACGAAGAGTATGTGGCGATTTTTTCTGGGCATGAGGAAAAACCCCTTTGTGCCTTCGTCTGTGATGTTGGCACTACGGCTATTTCTATCGTTCTGTTAAATTTGAAGATCGGCAAGATACTTTCGCGTCGCACTATTGCGAATCCTCAGAGGAGTTTTGGAGCGGATATTATTTCTCGCATCTCTAAAGCGATAAACTCAAAAGATTTATTAAAGATGCAAACAATGTTGATCGACTCCATCGCCATGTCGATGCGACAGTGTTTAGAAGAGACAAATATATCTAAGGAAAGGGTATTTGAGATTTTGATTTTGGGCAACACTGTTATGGAACATCTCTTTTGGGGGATATCCCCTAAACCTCTAGCCAGGACTCCCTATGTGCCGGTCTTTAAGAACATCTTAAGTTCCGAAGGTTTCAGGTTTTCGGCACTGCCAATGCACCCTTCTGGTCGGATTTGGTCGATGCCTATAGTCGATAAGTTCGTGGGCGGAGATATGGTCTCCTTGCTTTTTGAGTTGATTTCTCTAGGTCCAAAAATTCCATGCCTCGTGATAGACCTTGGAACGAATGGGGAAATAGGGCTGATTTTGGATGAGAAAATATTTATCACTTCCGCAGCAGCCGGGCCTGCCTTTGAGGGTGGTGCGATCTCCTGTGGAACGGTTGCAACCGATGGAGCGATTTATTTTCTCGAGGAAGATGGCGAACATGGCATAAAGGCACTGACAATAGGAGAAGGGATTGCCAAAGGACTATGTGGGAGCGGAGTTATAAGCGCAGTTGCCCTATTTAAAAAAATGGGATTGATAGATGATACAGGAAGGATCAAAGACCCAGACGAGATAGGAGAAAAAGCGATAGCCTCGCTGATAGTGAGAGAAGAAGGCAGGCGAAAAATAATGATCGCCGATGGCATAGCCCTGACCCAATCTGATATTAGACAGGTTCAGCTGGCGAAGGGGGCGATCTCTGCCGCCATAGATTTGATATTGGAAAAGGCCTGCTTGAGCGGCGAATCATTAAGCGCTGTTTACCTAGCGGGGGCCTTTGGAAACTACCTAAACCCCGAAGATGTTATTGATATAGGCCTGTTGCCAAAGGATCTTACGGGTGAGGTCAAGTGTCTCGGAAACGCTGCATTGAGCGGGGGAGTCAGGTTTGTATTGGGTGGAAGAGAGTCTTTTAAGGCCTTGGATCGTATCTTATCTAAAATTGAATTCATCGATATAGAAAAAGAAAATTTTAACGAAAAATTTTTGTCGAAGCTGACGTATCTCTGA
- a CDS encoding XdhC family protein, producing MDLAIIESLKKSLETGKKCVLCTIIDEEGSTPRSVGSKMLVWEDGSIVGTIGGGVLEYHIIQEALRLFREDKTTALYSEEFTATEADDPKAACGGKTTVFLELIGRKKELIIFGAGHVGKAIARVASFLNYSVTLWDEREEFANPDNVPWAQTIACPLDEAFERYLSFHKLTHVVVVTRGHSLDTEVIRNLDGKTACYIGVIGSKRKIAVMKENLLKMGVSKELVDRLYAPIGLPIKAETPEEIAISVMAEIIAVDNGANVKGLRQPLDV from the coding sequence ATGGATCTGGCAATCATCGAATCTCTTAAGAAATCCCTTGAGACGGGGAAAAAATGTGTATTATGCACAATAATAGACGAAGAAGGTTCGACGCCAAGAAGCGTCGGATCAAAGATGCTGGTTTGGGAAGACGGATCGATAGTTGGGACCATAGGCGGAGGCGTATTGGAATATCACATTATACAGGAAGCATTGAGGTTGTTCCGTGAGGACAAAACAACTGCTCTTTACAGCGAAGAATTTACGGCCACAGAGGCAGATGACCCAAAAGCCGCCTGTGGCGGTAAAACGACAGTATTTCTTGAACTTATAGGAAGGAAAAAAGAACTCATTATTTTTGGAGCCGGACATGTAGGAAAAGCCATAGCCCGGGTCGCTAGTTTTCTAAATTATTCAGTAACCTTGTGGGACGAAAGAGAGGAATTCGCAAATCCAGATAACGTCCCTTGGGCACAAACAATTGCCTGCCCGCTCGATGAGGCCTTCGAAAGATATCTGTCATTTCACAAACTAACACATGTCGTCGTTGTAACCAGAGGGCACTCTCTTGACACAGAGGTCATCCGCAATCTCGACGGAAAGACCGCTTGCTACATAGGAGTGATAGGCTCCAAGCGCAAGATAGCCGTGATGAAAGAAAACCTGCTTAAAATGGGGGTTTCCAAAGAGCTGGTCGACAGATTATATGCACCCATTGGACTTCCCATCAAGGCAGAAACGCCTGAAGAAATCGCTATATCTGTTATGGCTGAAATCATTGCTGTCGATAACGGAGCAAACGTTAAGGGCCTGCGTCAGCCTCTTGATGTCTGA
- a CDS encoding Fur family transcriptional regulator yields MLNREYVKKTLKTFGIRPTKARILICEALMMAGQPVSHGDLQTNVFLSEINRVTLYRSLNVLVEAGIVHKVLGIDGRWYFCIHELGEPGCPGDHPHFYCLKCGKMKCLKGDKLPFVEVPPGYHVEGKQLLVYGICEKCFKETKEIN; encoded by the coding sequence ATGTTGAATCGAGAATATGTAAAGAAAACGTTAAAAACTTTTGGCATAAGGCCCACAAAAGCGAGAATTCTCATTTGCGAAGCGCTAATGATGGCAGGGCAACCCGTATCGCACGGTGATCTACAGACAAACGTTTTTTTAAGTGAGATTAACAGGGTTACATTGTACAGATCTTTAAACGTCTTAGTTGAAGCGGGCATAGTGCATAAGGTGCTTGGCATAGATGGTCGATGGTACTTTTGCATTCATGAACTTGGCGAACCGGGATGCCCCGGAGATCACCCCCATTTTTATTGCCTAAAGTGCGGGAAAATGAAATGCTTGAAAGGAGACAAGCTTCCCTTTGTGGAAGTTCCTCCGGGGTATCATGTCGAAGGAAAGCAACTTTTGGTTTACGGGATATGCGAGAAATGCTTTAAGGAAACCAAAGAGATTAATTGA
- a CDS encoding ferritin has translation MLDRKLLKMLNEQLNREIYSGYLYWSMASWFDANNLKGFAHWMKKQAEEEIDHAKKFYEYINDRSEKVEMLPVEAPKSSWSSPLEVFEDTFDHEQKVTEMINSLVDAAREANDHATFEFLQWFVKEQVEEEANAEEIVQKLRFTGDSPSVIFMLDQALGSRED, from the coding sequence ATGTTGGATCGCAAGTTGCTCAAAATGCTTAACGAACAACTAAACAGAGAGATATATTCAGGTTATTTGTACTGGTCAATGGCTTCCTGGTTTGATGCCAACAATTTAAAGGGTTTTGCCCACTGGATGAAAAAACAGGCCGAGGAAGAGATAGATCATGCAAAGAAATTCTATGAATATATAAACGACAGGAGCGAAAAGGTCGAGATGTTGCCTGTTGAAGCTCCAAAGTCCTCGTGGAGTTCGCCTTTGGAGGTATTTGAAGACACCTTCGACCACGAACAAAAAGTAACTGAAATGATCAACAGTTTGGTAGATGCAGCGAGGGAAGCTAACGACCATGCAACTTTCGAATTCCTTCAATGGTTTGTCAAGGAACAGGTCGAAGAAGAGGCCAATGCCGAAGAGATAGTCCAAAAGCTGCGCTTCACCGGAGATTCTCCAAGCGTTATATTCATGTTGGATCAGGCGCTGGGATCTCGGGAGGATTAG
- a CDS encoding molybdopterin-binding protein: MRKKIVDLNQAINHILSHDLTKIDVDMGYKGPRFKKGHVIKEEDIEILRSMGKEHLTILELEEDEVHEDDAALALGSAICGKGLKLTAPSEGRCNLIADFRGLLYFDPNKVNMINNDPDWVVVTLYPYTMVEPGDMVAGFRILPLAVKRAQLERALRVGATFEVRAYNPLKVGLVTTGGEIKGGIIKDAFRPKLERKVAYFGGSLLGQSIAGDDLYEIVEAIRNFLNSGADLIICTGGMSVDADDNTPRAIAQACDEVKFKGIPVLPGSMLMVGMKGEKVIIGAPACVVHDEWTSLDLVLPRIFAGLIPTFEEISRFGIGGLCRRCSTCSFPNCSFGVKC; the protein is encoded by the coding sequence GTGCGCAAAAAAATTGTAGATTTGAACCAAGCAATAAATCATATTTTATCTCATGACTTGACGAAAATAGATGTGGATATGGGTTATAAGGGGCCTCGTTTCAAGAAAGGACATGTCATCAAAGAAGAGGACATAGAGATTTTAAGGTCTATGGGCAAAGAACATTTAACTATTCTGGAATTAGAAGAAGATGAAGTGCATGAAGACGATGCTGCTTTAGCTTTAGGGTCGGCAATATGCGGAAAGGGATTGAAATTAACAGCCCCAAGCGAGGGAAGGTGTAATTTAATAGCCGACTTCAGAGGGCTTCTTTACTTCGATCCCAATAAAGTTAATATGATAAATAACGATCCAGACTGGGTGGTAGTCACTTTATATCCCTACACGATGGTGGAACCGGGAGACATGGTGGCGGGTTTTAGGATTTTGCCACTTGCCGTTAAGAGAGCGCAACTTGAAAGGGCTCTGCGTGTAGGGGCTACATTTGAGGTTAGGGCCTACAACCCTCTCAAGGTCGGATTGGTAACGACTGGAGGGGAAATAAAAGGCGGAATAATAAAGGATGCCTTCAGGCCTAAACTTGAAAGAAAAGTAGCTTATTTCGGAGGGAGTTTACTGGGACAAAGCATCGCAGGAGATGACCTATACGAGATTGTAGAAGCAATACGCAACTTTTTAAATAGTGGAGCAGATTTGATCATCTGCACAGGGGGCATGAGCGTCGATGCCGATGATAATACCCCGCGAGCCATTGCACAAGCCTGCGACGAGGTAAAATTCAAGGGTATACCTGTATTGCCAGGCTCAATGCTTATGGTGGGAATGAAGGGAGAAAAGGTCATCATAGGAGCGCCTGCGTGTGTCGTCCACGATGAATGGACCAGTCTGGACCTGGTTTTACCTAGGATATTTGCCGGACTGATTCCAACCTTCGAGGAGATCTCGAGGTTTGGCATAGGTGGCTTGTGCAGGCGTTGCTCGACATGTTCCTTTCCTAATTGTTCTTTTGGGGTCAAATGTTGA
- a CDS encoding NAD(P)/FAD-dependent oxidoreductase: MSVGNYYDVIVVGAGPAGLFAALELANRGISVALIDKGKTLDERKCPLKMGIVRTCAHCNSCSLMCGWGGAGAFSDGKLTLTPHFGGNLEKYIGKERLLALLDEVDSIWREYGADSAPLFEPDPEFASKVIRKARVAGLHVIPAKIRHIGTDRTKEVLRNIYCKLRDKVHILMNTEVKRVLIANGAVAGVELSSGEKLNAKFVLLAPGREGAPWMERTSKELGLQVDSLPVDVGVRVEIPAELAEELTEQFYEVKAIYNSPTFDDQVRTFCMCPHGEVVTEFQSDGGVVTVNGHSFRDKSTDNTNFAILVSTNFTEPFHDPNGYGVHIARLANMLGGSVLVQRLGDLKLGRRSTRSRIERGLVKPTLVEAEPGDLSFALPYRHLKDILEMLEALESIIPHVNDKYTLLYGIEVKFYSLKLSLNEKLQTSIKGLYAAGDGAGVTRGVIQAAASGLVSARSMLEEIHETISKN; this comes from the coding sequence ATGAGTGTGGGAAATTATTACGATGTTATTGTGGTGGGAGCAGGTCCGGCCGGACTTTTTGCTGCCCTTGAGTTGGCGAACAGAGGAATAAGTGTGGCTTTAATAGACAAAGGAAAGACGCTTGACGAGAGAAAGTGTCCGTTGAAAATGGGCATAGTTCGAACCTGTGCTCATTGCAATTCCTGTAGCCTGATGTGTGGGTGGGGAGGCGCAGGAGCCTTTAGCGATGGTAAATTAACGTTGACCCCTCACTTTGGAGGAAATTTAGAGAAATACATCGGTAAGGAAAGGCTTCTTGCCTTGCTCGACGAAGTAGATTCCATTTGGAGGGAATATGGAGCAGATTCCGCACCTTTGTTCGAACCGGATCCGGAATTTGCTTCTAAGGTTATCAGAAAAGCCCGTGTGGCTGGTTTGCATGTCATTCCTGCGAAGATACGGCACATAGGCACAGATCGCACGAAGGAAGTGTTGCGCAATATATATTGCAAATTGCGCGATAAAGTTCACATATTGATGAACACCGAAGTAAAGAGGGTACTGATTGCTAACGGAGCAGTGGCTGGCGTTGAACTTTCAAGCGGCGAGAAGCTTAACGCAAAATTTGTCTTGCTGGCCCCAGGAAGGGAAGGAGCGCCTTGGATGGAACGGACGAGCAAAGAGCTTGGCCTTCAAGTAGACTCCCTTCCCGTCGACGTAGGCGTGAGGGTAGAAATTCCTGCCGAGTTGGCCGAGGAGTTGACGGAACAGTTCTACGAAGTTAAGGCAATCTACAATTCCCCGACTTTTGACGATCAGGTTAGGACCTTTTGTATGTGTCCCCACGGAGAAGTCGTTACGGAGTTTCAGTCCGATGGTGGCGTCGTTACCGTGAATGGCCACAGCTTCAGAGACAAAAGCACGGACAACACTAACTTTGCCATACTTGTTAGCACTAATTTCACAGAACCCTTCCACGATCCCAATGGTTATGGTGTTCATATTGCAAGACTGGCGAACATGCTTGGCGGTTCGGTGTTGGTGCAGCGATTGGGCGATCTTAAACTGGGCAGACGATCGACTCGTTCGAGAATTGAACGGGGCTTGGTGAAACCGACATTAGTGGAAGCCGAGCCGGGGGATTTATCCTTTGCCCTTCCATACAGACATTTAAAGGACATTTTAGAAATGCTTGAGGCTTTGGAGTCGATCATACCCCATGTGAACGATAAATATACCTTGTTATATGGTATTGAGGTCAAATTCTATAGTTTGAAGCTTTCCTTAAACGAGAAACTGCAAACCTCGATAAAAGGCTTATATGCGGCTGGAGACGGAGCGGGTGTTACCAGGGGGGTCATACAGGCTGCGGCCAGCGGTTTGGTGTCCGCCAGGAGTATGCTTGAAGAGATTCATGAAACGATTTCAAAAAACTAG